A DNA window from Enterobacter asburiae contains the following coding sequences:
- a CDS encoding amino acid ABC transporter permease, whose product MIAGLNVITDNLDYLLWGRAATGEPGGVLLSLMMAAGAAVIALPGGIVLACLAWRFTGLVRKALFLWAELIRGIPLIFVIFWMWYLLPLMTGGDLPGALTVTLALAWFTAATVMHSVLAGLNALPSGQYEAALSQGFSTQQTLLRVLLPQALRNILPSLVGIFISLLKDTSLAFIVNVPELTTVAGQVNNRVQIYPAAIFIFTGVVYYLLCCSLEQLAKRWRITRPAL is encoded by the coding sequence ATGATTGCCGGACTTAACGTCATCACCGATAACCTCGACTATCTGCTGTGGGGACGCGCGGCGACGGGTGAACCGGGGGGCGTATTGCTGTCGTTGATGATGGCGGCCGGGGCCGCCGTCATCGCCCTGCCCGGTGGGATAGTGCTCGCGTGTTTGGCCTGGCGCTTTACCGGGCTCGTGCGAAAGGCCCTCTTTTTATGGGCAGAGCTGATCCGCGGCATCCCGCTCATCTTCGTGATTTTCTGGATGTGGTATCTCCTGCCGCTTATGACCGGGGGCGATCTGCCGGGAGCGCTGACCGTCACGCTGGCCCTGGCCTGGTTTACCGCGGCAACGGTGATGCACTCGGTGCTGGCCGGGCTTAACGCGCTACCGTCCGGACAGTACGAGGCCGCACTGTCTCAGGGATTCAGCACGCAGCAAACCCTCCTGCGCGTGCTGCTGCCGCAGGCGCTGAGGAATATTCTGCCGTCGCTGGTGGGGATTTTTATCAGCCTGCTGAAGGATACGTCGCTGGCGTTTATCGTGAACGTACCGGAACTGACCACGGTGGCGGGACAGGTCAACAACCGGGTGCAAATCTACCCGGCGGCCATTTTTATCTTTACGGGCGTGGTCTACTACCTGCTCTGCTGCTCGCTCGAACAGCTTGCGAAACGCTGGCGCATTACCCGGCCAGCGCTTTAA
- the mdtK gene encoding MdtK family multidrug efflux MATE transporter gives MQKYMNEARQLLALAIPVIVAQVAQTAMGFVDTVMAGGYSATDMAAVAIGTSIWLPAILFGHGLLLALTPVIAQLNGSGRRERIAHQVRQGFWLAGFVSVLIMVVLWNAGHIIRAMHNIDPALADKAVGYLRALLWGAPGYLFFQVARNQCEGLAKTKPGMVMGFIGLLVNIPVNYVFIYGHFGMPELGGVGCGVATAAVYWVMFFSMIAFVKRARSMRDIRNEKKFSTPDWNIMTRLVQLGLPIALALFFEVTLFAVVALLVSPLGIVNVAGHQIALNFSSLMFVLPMSLAAAVTIRVGFRLGQGSTLDAQTAARTGLGVGVCMAVCTALFTVALREQIALLYNDNPEVVTLASHLMLLAAIYQISDSIQVIGSGVLRGYKDTRSIFFITFIAYWVLGLPCGYILALTDLVVDRMGPAGFWMGFIIGLTSAAIMMMMRMRFLQRQPSTVILQRAAR, from the coding sequence GTGCAGAAGTACATGAATGAAGCGCGCCAGCTATTGGCACTGGCTATACCAGTGATCGTCGCGCAAGTGGCCCAGACCGCAATGGGATTTGTGGATACGGTAATGGCAGGTGGCTATAGCGCCACCGATATGGCGGCCGTTGCTATCGGCACGTCAATCTGGCTTCCGGCCATCCTGTTCGGCCACGGTCTGCTGCTCGCGCTCACGCCGGTTATCGCTCAGCTCAATGGCTCGGGTCGTCGCGAGCGCATTGCCCATCAGGTTCGTCAGGGTTTCTGGCTGGCAGGGTTTGTTTCCGTGCTGATCATGGTCGTGCTCTGGAACGCGGGCCACATCATTCGCGCTATGCATAACATTGACCCGGCACTGGCTGATAAAGCCGTGGGCTATCTGCGCGCCCTGCTCTGGGGTGCGCCCGGCTACCTCTTTTTCCAGGTGGCGCGTAACCAGTGTGAAGGCCTGGCGAAAACCAAGCCCGGAATGGTGATGGGCTTTATCGGTTTGCTGGTCAACATTCCGGTGAACTATGTCTTTATTTACGGTCATTTCGGGATGCCGGAGCTCGGCGGCGTCGGCTGCGGCGTGGCGACAGCAGCCGTTTACTGGGTGATGTTCTTCTCCATGATCGCCTTTGTAAAACGCGCCCGTTCCATGCGCGATATTCGCAACGAGAAAAAATTTAGCACGCCGGACTGGAACATCATGACGCGTCTGGTGCAGTTAGGGTTGCCGATCGCCCTCGCGCTGTTCTTTGAGGTGACCCTGTTTGCCGTAGTCGCCCTGCTGGTCTCCCCGCTGGGCATCGTGAACGTGGCCGGGCACCAGATTGCGCTGAACTTCAGCTCCCTGATGTTCGTCCTGCCGATGTCGCTGGCGGCGGCGGTGACCATCCGCGTCGGCTTCCGCCTGGGCCAGGGCTCAACGCTTGATGCGCAAACGGCCGCCCGGACCGGGCTGGGCGTCGGCGTCTGCATGGCTGTCTGTACGGCGCTCTTTACCGTTGCATTACGCGAGCAGATTGCCCTGCTCTATAACGACAACCCGGAAGTGGTCACGCTGGCATCGCACCTGATGCTGCTGGCCGCGATTTACCAGATCTCTGACTCCATCCAGGTGATTGGCAGCGGCGTGCTGCGCGGATATAAAGACACGCGCTCAATCTTCTTTATCACCTTCATCGCCTACTGGGTGCTGGGTCTGCCGTGTGGCTATATCCTGGCGCTTACCGATCTGGTGGTGGATCGCATGGGACCGGCAGGGTTCTGGATGGGCTTTATCATCGGCCTGACGTCGGCGGCGATTATGATGATGATGCGAATGCGCTTCCTGCAGCGCCAGCCATCAACGGTCATTTTGCAACGCGCGGCACGTTAA
- a CDS encoding carbonic anhydrase yields MQHIIEGFLSFQKEIFPQRKELFRSLASSQNPKALFISCSDSRLVPELVTQQEPGQLFVIRNAGNIVPPFGPEPGGVSATIEYAVVALGVTDIVICGHSNCGAMKAIADNANLEPMPAVSHWLRYSDAAKAVVEKKTWDKPIDKVNAMVQENVFAQLSNIKTHPSVAVGLRNNSIRLHGWVYDIESGKILALDKATKTFVSLSENPEVFFE; encoded by the coding sequence ATGCAACATATCATTGAAGGTTTTCTCAGCTTTCAAAAAGAGATTTTCCCGCAACGTAAAGAACTCTTCCGCAGTTTAGCGTCCAGCCAGAATCCCAAAGCGCTGTTCATCTCATGCTCCGACAGCCGTCTGGTTCCGGAACTGGTCACCCAGCAAGAGCCAGGACAACTCTTTGTCATTCGTAATGCTGGCAACATCGTGCCGCCGTTCGGGCCGGAGCCTGGCGGCGTGTCTGCAACCATCGAATACGCCGTGGTGGCGCTGGGCGTCACGGATATCGTGATTTGCGGTCACTCCAACTGTGGCGCGATGAAGGCGATTGCCGATAACGCGAACCTGGAGCCGATGCCTGCTGTGTCACACTGGCTGCGCTATTCTGACGCGGCGAAAGCCGTGGTTGAGAAGAAAACCTGGGATAAGCCGATCGATAAAGTCAATGCGATGGTGCAGGAGAACGTGTTTGCGCAGCTGAGCAACATTAAGACCCACCCGTCCGTCGCGGTGGGCCTGCGTAATAACTCCATCCGACTGCACGGCTGGGTGTACGACATTGAAAGCGGCAAAATTCTTGCCCTGGATAAAGCGACGAAAACCTTCGTTTCGCTGTCTGAAAACCCGGAAGTCTTCTTCGAGTAA
- a CDS encoding FAD-NAD(P)-binding protein: MKKIAIIGSGPTGIYTFYHLLKNSTPLSVSVFEQADEAGVGMPYNDDDNSRLMLANIASIEIPPIFMTYLDWLKDQSEAHLARFKVDKARLHDRQFLPRLLLGEYFRDSFRSIVKEARKLRFQVDVHESTQVTDIVPTKEGVTLSVNDSAFPERFDLAVIATGHVWPDEDEATRAFFPSPWSGLMDASIPPCRVGIMGTSLSGLDAAMAVVMQHGEFRDDKFVLDKGSDALKIVLMSRTGILPEADFYCPIPYEPLSVLTEFVVENEIAKGSNGLLDRIFTLMVKELQLADPTWCEKISLHKQNADSIREAWFEDRKRHGPFTWAEENLNEVERNKRERRTVAWRYTVLRLHEVVQEIVPHLSERDRERFKQGLARVFIDNYAAIPPQSIRRLLALREAGIISVATLGDDYTLDIGSDRTVITTQETVYRFDVFIDARGQKPLKTKDLPFPTLRKQLEATGEEIPDVGEDYTLNAPDAVRGRIAFGAIPWLMHDRPFVQGLAECAEIAQAMAKAAEKPASRSRRRLPYIEN, encoded by the coding sequence ATGAAGAAAATCGCGATTATCGGCTCCGGCCCCACAGGGATTTATACTTTTTATCATCTCCTTAAAAACAGCACGCCGCTCTCCGTTTCCGTTTTCGAACAGGCCGATGAAGCTGGCGTGGGTATGCCCTATAACGACGACGATAACTCTCGTCTGATGCTGGCGAACATTGCGAGCATTGAAATCCCGCCCATTTTTATGACCTACCTCGACTGGCTGAAGGATCAGAGCGAAGCTCATCTGGCGCGCTTTAAAGTTGATAAAGCCCGCCTGCATGACCGACAGTTCCTGCCACGGCTTCTGCTGGGCGAGTATTTTCGCGACAGCTTTCGTTCAATCGTGAAAGAGGCCAGAAAGCTGCGGTTTCAGGTTGATGTCCATGAATCCACCCAGGTCACCGATATCGTGCCCACGAAAGAAGGGGTCACGCTTTCCGTCAACGACAGCGCCTTTCCTGAACGCTTCGACCTTGCGGTTATCGCCACCGGTCACGTCTGGCCAGACGAGGACGAAGCCACGCGCGCGTTCTTTCCAAGCCCCTGGTCCGGTCTGATGGATGCCAGTATTCCTCCCTGCCGCGTCGGTATCATGGGGACATCGTTAAGCGGTCTCGACGCGGCCATGGCGGTAGTGATGCAGCACGGTGAATTTCGTGATGATAAATTCGTGCTGGATAAAGGCAGCGACGCGTTGAAGATTGTCCTGATGTCCCGAACGGGCATTCTGCCGGAAGCCGATTTTTACTGCCCTATTCCTTATGAACCGCTGTCGGTCTTAACCGAATTTGTGGTTGAAAACGAGATCGCCAAAGGATCGAATGGCCTGCTCGACCGTATATTTACCCTGATGGTGAAAGAGCTTCAGCTCGCTGACCCGACGTGGTGTGAGAAAATATCCCTGCATAAGCAGAATGCGGACAGCATTCGTGAGGCCTGGTTTGAGGATCGTAAACGGCACGGCCCCTTTACCTGGGCCGAAGAGAATCTCAACGAGGTGGAGCGGAACAAACGCGAGCGGCGCACCGTAGCCTGGCGCTATACCGTGCTTCGGCTGCATGAAGTGGTTCAGGAGATTGTTCCCCACCTCAGCGAACGGGACAGAGAGCGCTTTAAGCAAGGCCTCGCCCGCGTATTCATCGACAACTATGCGGCCATTCCTCCGCAGTCTATCCGCAGGCTGCTCGCGCTTCGCGAAGCCGGCATCATTAGCGTGGCGACGCTCGGTGACGATTACACGCTGGACATTGGCAGCGATCGAACGGTAATCACCACACAAGAGACCGTTTACCGTTTCGACGTGTTTATTGATGCGCGCGGACAAAAGCCGCTCAAAACGAAAGATCTGCCCTTTCCGACGCTGCGCAAACAGCTGGAAGCCACGGGTGAAGAGATACCGGACGTCGGTGAGGATTACACCTTAAATGCGCCTGACGCCGTTCGCGGGCGCATTGCCTTCGGCGCGATACCGTGGCTGATGCACGATCGTCCCTTCGTTCAGGGGCTGGCGGAGTGTGCAGAGATTGCACAAGCAATGGCGAAGGCGGCGGAAAAACCCGCGTCGCGATCGCGGCGCAGACTACCGTATATCGAGAACTGA
- a CDS encoding MetQ/NlpA family ABC transporter substrate-binding protein, protein MKKTLTLIAAATLSALSFASWADTLTVGASNTPHAEILEQAKPILAKQGIDLEIKPFQDYILPNTALAGHDIDANYFQHIPYLNSVLKDHAGDKDYDFVSAGAIHIEPIGIYSKKYKSLKDLPEGGKIIMRDAVSEEGRILSIFEKEGVIKLKPGIDKVTARISDIVENPKKLKFTPNVEASLLPQMYNNNEGDAVVINANYAIDAGLDPVHDPIAVESGENNPYANIITVHRGDEKKKDIVALVNVLHSKEIQDWIRTKYKGAVIPVNN, encoded by the coding sequence ATGAAAAAAACACTGACACTGATCGCCGCCGCAACCCTGAGCGCCCTGAGCTTCGCCTCCTGGGCCGACACCCTGACCGTGGGCGCATCCAACACGCCGCACGCCGAAATTCTGGAGCAGGCTAAGCCGATTCTGGCGAAGCAGGGTATCGACCTGGAGATTAAACCGTTCCAGGACTACATTCTGCCGAACACCGCGCTGGCGGGTCATGACATCGACGCGAACTATTTCCAGCACATTCCTTACCTGAACAGCGTGCTTAAGGATCATGCGGGCGATAAAGACTACGATTTCGTCAGTGCGGGCGCGATCCACATTGAGCCAATCGGCATCTACTCCAAAAAATACAAGTCGCTGAAAGACCTGCCGGAAGGTGGCAAGATCATCATGCGTGACGCGGTTTCTGAAGAGGGGCGCATTCTCTCCATCTTCGAGAAAGAGGGCGTGATCAAGCTGAAGCCGGGCATCGATAAAGTGACCGCGCGCATCAGCGACATCGTTGAGAACCCGAAAAAGCTGAAGTTCACGCCGAACGTGGAAGCCTCTCTGCTGCCGCAGATGTACAACAACAACGAAGGCGATGCGGTGGTGATTAACGCCAACTACGCGATTGACGCCGGTCTGGATCCGGTTCACGACCCGATTGCGGTAGAGAGCGGTGAAAACAACCCGTACGCCAACATCATTACCGTGCATCGCGGTGACGAGAAGAAGAAAGATATCGTTGCGCTGGTGAACGTGCTGCACTCGAAAGAGATTCAGGACTGGATCCGCACCAAGTACAAAGGCGCGGTCATCCCAGTAAACAACTAA
- a CDS encoding amino acid ABC transporter ATP-binding protein yields MLSGLFSHSAAGAADFSHLEQASVEFRHVDKRYGDHQVLNDINLTITPGEVVAILGPSGSGKSTLIRLINQLETLSGGEILVDNKPTAKLSGTGLRQLRSRVGFVFQQFNLYAHLTASQNITLALEHVHGWKPQPAQERALALLEKVGMLEKAHHFPAELSGGQQQRVAIARALASSPQIILFDEPTSALDPEMIGEVLYVMKALAHSGITMIVVTHEMQFAREIADRIVFIDGGQILETAPPAQFFSQPSHPRAQRFLQKVLNPLHQEHL; encoded by the coding sequence ATGCTCTCAGGTTTATTTTCACACTCCGCGGCCGGTGCCGCGGATTTTTCACATCTGGAACAGGCCAGCGTCGAGTTTCGTCATGTGGACAAACGCTACGGTGACCATCAGGTTTTAAACGACATTAACCTCACCATCACGCCCGGTGAAGTGGTCGCCATCCTCGGCCCTTCGGGTTCCGGTAAATCCACCCTGATTCGTCTCATCAACCAGCTTGAAACCCTGAGCGGCGGGGAGATTCTGGTCGACAACAAGCCTACCGCAAAGCTCTCCGGTACCGGGCTGCGCCAGCTGCGCAGCCGCGTGGGGTTTGTGTTCCAGCAGTTCAATCTTTACGCCCACCTCACCGCCAGCCAGAACATTACCCTGGCGCTGGAGCACGTTCACGGCTGGAAGCCGCAGCCAGCTCAGGAGCGCGCGCTGGCCCTGCTGGAGAAGGTCGGGATGCTGGAAAAAGCCCACCATTTCCCGGCAGAGCTTTCCGGTGGACAGCAGCAGCGCGTCGCGATTGCCCGCGCCCTGGCCTCTTCACCGCAAATCATTCTGTTCGATGAACCCACCTCCGCGCTGGATCCGGAGATGATTGGTGAAGTGCTGTACGTGATGAAAGCCCTCGCCCACAGCGGGATCACGATGATCGTGGTGACCCACGAGATGCAGTTTGCCCGGGAAATTGCCGACCGGATTGTCTTTATCGACGGCGGGCAAATTCTGGAAACGGCGCCGCCGGCACAATTTTTCAGCCAGCCGTCGCATCCGCGCGCGCAGCGGTTCCTGCAGAAGGTGCTCAACCCGCTGCATCAGGAGCATCTGTAA
- a CDS encoding riboflavin synthase produces MFTGIVQGTAKVVSIDEKPNFRTHVVELPEYMLEGIETGASIAHNGCCLTVTEINGNQISFDLMKETLRITNLGELAVGDTVNVERAAKFSDEIGGHLMSGHIMTTAEVAKIVTSENNRQIWFKMQDPSLMKYILYKGFIGIDGISLTVGEVTPTRFCVHLIPETLLRTTLGAKKLGHRVNIEIDPQTQAVVDTVERVLAAKEAAIIKTAAEEE; encoded by the coding sequence ATGTTTACTGGTATTGTGCAGGGCACCGCCAAAGTGGTGTCCATTGATGAAAAACCTAATTTCCGTACTCATGTTGTTGAGCTGCCGGAATATATGCTTGAGGGCATTGAAACAGGCGCGTCGATTGCTCATAACGGCTGCTGCCTGACCGTTACCGAAATTAACGGCAACCAGATTAGCTTTGATTTGATGAAAGAGACGCTGCGCATCACCAACCTTGGCGAGCTGGCGGTGGGAGATACCGTCAACGTTGAGCGGGCGGCAAAGTTCAGCGATGAGATTGGCGGCCACCTGATGTCCGGGCACATCATGACCACCGCTGAAGTGGCAAAAATCGTGACCTCGGAAAATAACCGTCAAATCTGGTTTAAAATGCAGGATCCTTCATTAATGAAATACATCCTCTATAAAGGATTTATTGGCATTGACGGGATTAGCCTGACGGTGGGTGAAGTAACGCCAACGCGTTTTTGCGTGCATTTAATTCCTGAAACGCTGCTGCGCACCACGCTGGGCGCCAAAAAACTGGGGCATCGCGTGAATATTGAAATCGATCCGCAAACCCAGGCGGTGGTGGATACGGTTGAGCGCGTGCTGGCAGCAAAAGAAGCGGCAATAATAAAGACCGCCGCAGAAGAAGAATAA
- a CDS encoding MBL fold metallo-hydrolase, with protein MITLCKTCGTAYDARPDRCPICEDERQYVPATGQAWTDFDTVTATHTNKWQQLEPRLFGIKTVPAFAINQRALLLQTAHGNILWDCIANLDSATKALVTALGGISAIAISHPHYYTTMQEWAAAFDAPVYLHASDREWVMRDSPAIHFWEGDALEIFPSVTLLRLGGHFAGGTVLHWQEGDGVLLVGDILQVTPGKDAVSFMWSYPNYLPLPARTVASVVSHLERKTFERLYGAFEGQNIPAFADEIVQRSGQKYIACLK; from the coding sequence ATGATTACACTCTGTAAAACCTGTGGAACCGCCTACGATGCCCGCCCGGACAGATGCCCGATTTGCGAAGATGAACGTCAGTACGTGCCCGCCACGGGCCAGGCGTGGACCGATTTCGACACCGTCACCGCCACCCATACCAACAAATGGCAGCAGCTGGAGCCGCGGCTGTTTGGGATCAAAACGGTGCCCGCGTTTGCGATAAACCAGCGGGCGCTGCTCCTGCAAACGGCCCACGGCAATATTCTCTGGGACTGCATCGCCAACCTCGACTCCGCAACCAAAGCGCTCGTTACCGCCCTCGGCGGCATCAGCGCGATTGCTATTTCACATCCGCACTATTACACCACCATGCAGGAGTGGGCTGCGGCGTTTGATGCGCCGGTTTACCTGCATGCCAGCGACAGAGAGTGGGTCATGCGCGACAGCCCGGCCATTCATTTCTGGGAGGGGGATGCGCTGGAGATTTTCCCGTCGGTCACCTTGCTGCGTCTGGGCGGGCATTTTGCCGGTGGAACGGTGCTGCACTGGCAGGAGGGGGATGGGGTATTGCTGGTGGGCGATATTCTGCAGGTCACGCCGGGTAAAGACGCCGTCTCGTTTATGTGGAGCTACCCGAATTATCTTCCGCTGCCGGCCCGCACCGTGGCGTCGGTGGTGAGTCATCTCGAAAGGAAAACCTTCGAACGTCTTTACGGCGCGTTTGAAGGGCAGAACATCCCGGCCTTCGCGGACGAGATTGTTCAGCGGTCGGGCCAGAAATATATTGCTTGTCTGAAGTAA
- a CDS encoding methionine ABC transporter permease, whose translation MAENLFPHLKWDQLWAATLETLYMTALSGVATFVLGIVLGLALFLTARGGLFHNRTVYSVISIVVNVFRSIPFIILIVLLIPFTKTVVGTILGANAALPALIVGAAPFYARLVEIALREVDKGVIEATRSMGARLSTLVFRVLLPESSPALVSGITVTLIALVSYSAMAGVIGAGGLGNLAYLEGFQRNHGDVTLVATVTILIIVFIIQFCGDVITSLLDKR comes from the coding sequence ATGGCTGAGAATCTCTTTCCGCATCTCAAGTGGGATCAGCTCTGGGCGGCGACGCTGGAGACGCTGTACATGACCGCGCTGTCCGGCGTGGCGACGTTTGTGCTGGGCATCGTGCTGGGGCTGGCGCTGTTTTTAACCGCGCGCGGCGGGCTGTTCCACAACCGCACGGTCTACAGCGTGATTTCGATTGTGGTGAACGTGTTCCGCTCTATTCCGTTCATCATTTTGATTGTCCTGCTGATCCCGTTCACCAAGACCGTCGTCGGCACCATTCTCGGCGCCAACGCGGCGCTGCCGGCGCTGATTGTAGGCGCCGCACCGTTCTACGCACGCCTGGTGGAGATCGCCCTGCGTGAAGTGGATAAAGGCGTCATCGAAGCAACGCGCTCGATGGGCGCACGACTGAGCACGTTAGTGTTTCGGGTTTTACTGCCGGAATCATCACCCGCACTGGTATCGGGTATTACGGTGACGCTCATTGCGCTGGTGAGCTACAGCGCAATGGCGGGGGTGATTGGCGCCGGCGGTTTGGGAAATCTGGCTTATCTGGAAGGATTCCAGCGCAACCATGGTGACGTCACGCTGGTGGCAACGGTGACCATTCTGATCATCGTTTTCATTATCCAGTTCTGCGGCGATGTCATTACTTCACTGTTAGATAAACGCTAA
- a CDS encoding amino acid ABC transporter permease, with protein sequence MPALDWQGVLTGQPLQWILSGFLTTLWVTLAGMLLASLLALLFMLLRLSGGRPGNAVVSSWVSLFRNTPLLVQLLFWYFAAWNGLPQAFRDAVNADHSWSILPGDVWWFTPEFLCSAWGLGVFTSAFLIEEVESGLRSVPAGQREAALAQGFSAWRLFRYILLPQGLANAWQPVVGQYLNLMKLSSLASGIGFAELTYQVRQIESYNAHALEAFTLGTALYLLTGLVMGLVLVRIGPDAKRKRPGVATTGSEKHDCRT encoded by the coding sequence ATGCCCGCGCTCGACTGGCAGGGGGTACTGACCGGACAGCCTCTGCAGTGGATACTCTCCGGATTCCTCACCACCCTGTGGGTCACGCTTGCCGGGATGCTGCTGGCCAGCCTGCTCGCACTGCTCTTTATGCTCCTGCGCCTTTCCGGCGGACGCCCCGGGAACGCGGTCGTCAGCAGCTGGGTGTCGCTGTTTCGCAATACGCCGCTGCTGGTGCAGCTGCTGTTCTGGTATTTTGCCGCCTGGAACGGGCTACCGCAGGCGTTCCGCGACGCGGTGAACGCGGATCACAGCTGGTCAATTCTGCCCGGCGACGTCTGGTGGTTTACGCCCGAATTTTTATGTTCTGCCTGGGGGTTGGGCGTCTTTACCTCGGCGTTTTTAATCGAAGAGGTGGAATCGGGGTTACGTTCCGTACCTGCCGGACAGCGGGAGGCGGCGCTCGCGCAGGGATTCTCCGCGTGGCGTCTGTTTCGTTACATCCTTCTGCCGCAGGGCCTGGCCAACGCCTGGCAGCCGGTTGTGGGCCAGTACCTTAATCTGATGAAGCTCTCCTCGCTCGCGAGCGGGATTGGCTTTGCCGAGCTGACCTATCAGGTCAGGCAGATCGAGAGCTATAACGCGCACGCGCTGGAGGCGTTTACCCTCGGTACCGCACTCTATCTGCTGACCGGCCTGGTCATGGGGCTGGTGCTGGTTCGCATCGGGCCTGACGCGAAACGTAAACGCCCAGGCGTCGCCACCACAGGGAGTGAAAAACATGATTGCCGGACTTAA
- the fumD gene encoding fumarate hydratase FumD → MGNVTKDEALYQEMCRVVGKVVLEMRDLGQEPKHIVIAGVLRTALANQRVKRSELTTEAMETVVKALAG, encoded by the coding sequence ATGGGTAACGTGACCAAAGATGAAGCGCTGTATCAGGAGATGTGCCGGGTGGTCGGGAAGGTGGTGCTTGAGATGCGTGATTTAGGGCAGGAGCCAAAGCATATTGTCATTGCCGGAGTCCTGCGTACCGCGCTGGCGAACCAGCGCGTTAAGCGCAGTGAACTGACAACCGAAGCGATGGAAACGGTGGTTAAAGCGCTGGCCGGGTAA
- a CDS encoding ABC transporter substrate-binding protein: protein MAANMKGFTKRTLVLGLLAAGSLLSAQAQADQLADIKAAGVVKVATFDANPPFGSIDAKTHEIVGYDVDFAKALAKSLGVKLELVATNPANRIPLLQSGKADLIVADITITPERAQVIDFSTPYFVTGQQFLVPAKSPDKLDDYSRARIGAVKGTTGEQALHQRFPQSRVLSYDDIPLALTALRNGNVQAITQDSTILAGLLAQAPDKANFKILPDLLSKEEIGVGVKKGETALLKAVNDELVNLEKNGQAAKIYDVWFGPNTPSPQPRAFKIEAR from the coding sequence ATGGCAGCAAACATGAAAGGGTTTACAAAACGGACACTGGTTCTGGGATTACTGGCGGCGGGCAGCCTGCTTTCAGCGCAGGCACAGGCCGATCAGCTGGCGGATATTAAGGCCGCAGGGGTGGTAAAAGTGGCCACCTTTGACGCCAACCCGCCGTTTGGCTCTATTGATGCCAAAACGCACGAGATCGTGGGTTATGACGTGGACTTCGCCAAAGCGCTGGCAAAATCGCTCGGCGTGAAGCTTGAACTGGTTGCCACCAATCCGGCTAACCGTATTCCGCTGCTGCAGTCCGGAAAAGCCGATCTGATCGTGGCGGATATTACTATCACTCCGGAACGCGCGCAGGTGATTGATTTCTCAACGCCTTACTTTGTCACCGGTCAGCAGTTCCTGGTGCCGGCTAAATCACCGGACAAGCTTGATGACTACAGCCGGGCGCGTATTGGCGCGGTCAAAGGAACGACGGGCGAGCAGGCGCTGCACCAGCGTTTCCCGCAGTCACGCGTGCTCTCGTATGACGATATTCCGCTGGCGCTGACGGCGCTGCGCAACGGTAACGTACAGGCCATCACCCAGGACAGCACCATTCTGGCCGGTCTGCTGGCGCAGGCGCCGGATAAAGCGAACTTTAAAATCCTGCCCGATCTGCTCAGCAAAGAAGAGATTGGCGTTGGGGTGAAGAAAGGTGAAACGGCGCTGCTGAAGGCCGTTAACGACGAGCTGGTTAATCTCGAGAAGAACGGTCAGGCAGCAAAAATCTACGATGTCTGGTTTGGCCCAAACACGCCTTCCCCACAGCCTCGCGCCTTTAAAATAGAAGCCAGATAA